One Ahaetulla prasina isolate Xishuangbanna chromosome 17, ASM2864084v1, whole genome shotgun sequence genomic window carries:
- the CFAP45 gene encoding cilia- and flagella-associated protein 45, which yields MPSSVCSLGSSSNASSARSRSHSRTRYRTKAASSEVDESLFGVSKNVQLSHPGSPIVVLHDVGSARGKPLGWGRKPETIRLITRDLIRDLVVPTVDPSGESLIISPEDFRRIKESSRVLTKEERDNQQAAARAEREATIVAVNERKKSMKLKEILRKKNEKLNDLEEEAKERAQYLLERANNLRMEQEDEIKTLGEIILEAKCHAIRDAQILEKKQIEKEMGGEERRVAHLMEVERQKANQMQDELERKRKEELHRGKRHLIEQIEKNEEMRAMKAEQRDQEAQDMLDYLERLQFEDEREMERRRLERLRIQADIRNINDENQRRKEEKLNQEKMADMRVLEYQRKKMAREAEFEAEQEKIRKEKEMETARLRALQEKAQDHQAEQHALRAKRNQEATEREWRRKEKDAVQKKLQTEAMLKQSRLEQVAQKEHSLAVQVQRDRAEFERIVRIQREQIEKERKEHERRVALQMTHADELRRQVREHQQKQVQERIAIFEEGKRLKEEARRRSDRLNEIKRRKLDELRAAGLPEKYCVQVERKAFVQSVH from the exons AATGTGCAGCTCTCCCATCCCGGCAGCCCCATTGTGGTCCTCCATGATGTGGGTTCAGCAAGAGGGAAGCCTCTGGGATGGGGTCGCAAACCCGAGACGATCCGGCTTATTACTCGAGACCTCATTCGGGACCTGGT ggtCCCCACGGTGGATCCCTCAGGAGAATCTCTGATCATCAGCCCTGAGGATTTTCGGAGGATTAAAGAATCCTCTCGCGTCCTGACGAAGGAGGAGCGCGACAACCAGCAAGCGGCCGCCAGGGCGGAGCGAGAAGCCACCATT GTGGCGGTGAACGAGCGCAAGAAATCCATGAAGCTGAAGGAGATCCTGCGGAAGAAAAACGAGAAGCTCAACGACCTGGAAGAGGAGGCCAAAGAGCGAGCCCAGTACCTCTTGGAGCGGGCGAACAACCTCCGGATGGAGCAGGAAGACGAGATCAAAACGCTGGGAGAG ATTATCCTCGAAGCCAAGTGCCACGCCATTCGGGATGCTCAGATCCTGGAGAAGAAGCAGATTGAGAAGGAgatggggggagaggagaggagagtggcCCACCTGATGGAGGTCGAGAGGCAGAAGGCCAACCAGATGCAGGACGAGCTGGaacggaagaggaaggaagagctcCACAG GGGGAAGCGCCACCTCATCGAACAGATTGAGAAAAACGAGGAAATGCGAGCGATGAAGGCAGAGCAACGTGACCAAGAGGCCCAGGACATGCTGGACTACCTAGAACGGCTGCAGTTTGAAGATGAGAGG GAAATGGAACGCCGTAGATTGGAGCGCTTGAGGATCCAAGCTGATATCCGGAACATCAACGACGAAAACCAGAGACGCAAAGAAGAGAAGCTGAACCAAGAAAAGATGGCCGACATGCGGGTGCTGGAGTACCAGCGGAAGAAAATG GCACGGGAAGCCGAATTTGAGGCCGAGCAGGAGAAGATCCGTaaggagaaggaaatggagaCGGCCCGTCTGCGGGCCCTGCAAGAAAAAGCCCAGGATCACCAAGCCGAACAG CACGCCCTGAGGGCCAAGCGCAACCAGGAGGCCACCGAGCGCGAGTGGCGACGGAAGGAGAAGGACGCCGTGCAGAAGAAGCTGCAGACGGAAGCCATGTTGAAACAGAGCCGTTTGGAGCAGGTGGCGCAGAAGGAACACAGTTTGGCCGTCCAAGTGCAGCGCGACCGGGCTGAATTCGAAAGGATCGTCAG AATCCAGCGGGAGCAGATCGAGAAGGAGCGAAAGGAACACGAACGCCGGGTGGCCCTCCAGATGACCCACGCGGACGAGCTCCGGCGCCAGGTGCGAGAACACCAGCAGAAGCAGGTGCAGGAGCGCATCGCCATCTTTGAAGAGGGCAAGCGACTCAAGGAGGAAGCCCGCCGGCGCAGCGATCGCCTGAACGAGATCAAGCGGAGGAAGCTGGACGAGCTGCG gGCTGCCGGGCTCCCTGAGAAATACTGTGTGCAGGTGGAACGCAAAGCTTTCGTTCAGTCCGTCCACTGA